The DNA segment GGTAGACGTGCTCAAGGGCGCGACTACCGGCATATCCGCCGCAGACCGCGCGGCGACAATCAAGGCGCTAGTAGACCCTGCGACGCGGCCTGAGGACCTTGGCCGCCCAGGCCACATCTTCCCGCTGCGCTACGCCGACGGCGGAGTGCTGGTGCGGACCGGCCACACCGAGGCTACCGTAGACCTGGCCAGGCTCGCGGGGCTGTACCCTGCGGCCGTCCTATGCGAAATCATGTCCCCCGACGGGACAATGGCGAGGATGCCTGAGCTGCTGGAGTTCGCCAGGAAACACAAGATCTGCATAGTTAGCGTTTCCGACATCATCACCTATCGCCGCGAGCACGAGAAGCTTGTCGAGCGCGTAGCCCACGCCCACCTGCCGACGCAGGACGGCGAGTTCGATGTGGTCTCCTATCGTAGCGTCGTGGACAAGGACGACCACATAGCGCTCGTCATGGGCAACATAACGCCCGAAGAGCCCACGCTGGTCCGCGTTCACAGCGAATGTCTCACCGGCGACGCGCTGGGCAGCATTCGGTGCGATTGTGGCGAGCAGCTGGCGATGTCGCGGCAGGCCATTGCGAGCGAGGGCAAGGGCGTCCTGCTGTACATGCGCCAGGAGGGCAGGGGGATCGGCATTCACAACAAGATCAAAGCCTACCTGCTGCAGGAAGACGGGCTGGATACGGTGGACGCGAACATACACCTCGGCTTCGCGCCGGACGTGCGCCACTACGGCATTGGCGCGCAGATACTGCGCGACCTCGGGGTGGGCAAGATGCGCCTCCTCACTAACAACCCACGCAAGGTTGTGGGCCTCAAGAGCTTCGGACTGGAGATCGTCGAGGTCGTTCCCATCGTCGGTCACCCGAACAAGGCAAACATTCGGTACCTTGAGACAAAGCGAAAGCGGATGGGCCACACCTACGGCGAACAAAAACTTGCAGAGGAGTCCGGAAAGTGACAACTGAATTGCAGGGGAGCCTCCAGGGAAACGGCCTCAAAATCGGCATCGTCGTCGCCCGGTTCAACGACTTCATCACGTCGAAGCTCCTGGACGGTGCAAAAGCAGGCCTCACGCGCCACGGCGCCAGCCTGGACGACGTAACCGTTGCCTGGGTGCCCGGCTCATTCGAGCTTCCCGTCGTCGCCAAGAAGATGGCCGGCTCCGGCAAGTACGACGCCGTCATTTGCCTTGGCGCCGTCATCAAGGGCGAGACGAGCCACTTCGATTATGTCGCCGGAGAGGCCGCGAAGGGAATTGCCTCCGCCGGCGTCTCCACCGGCGTCCCGGTTATATTCGGCGTCCTGACAACCGACACCGTGGACCAGGCCATAAACCGGGCCGGCGGGAAGAGCGGGAATAACGGCTACAGCGCAGCGCTTGCTGCAATTGAGATGGCGAACCTGATGAAGGCGCTGGGGTAGGGTGCGGCCGGACCTGGTCCAGCGGATGCTGACCGGCGACCGCGCGGCCCTCGCGCGGCTGTTCACCCTCATCGAGCGCCGCCCGGACGAAGTCCCGGCCCTGATGCAGGCGGTCCACGAACGGACCGGCCGCGCCTACACCGTCGGCATCACCGGCCCTCCGGGCGCGGGGAAAAGCACTCTCACCGACTCTCTCATCGAAGGTGCGCGCAAGGACGGGCAGACCGTCGGCGTCATCGCTGTGGACCCCAGTAGCCCATTCGGCGGAGGCGCGCTCCTCGGTGACCGCGTCCGCATGTCACGCCACTACCTGGACGATCGCGTCTTCATCCGCAGCCTGGCGACCCACGGCGCCCACGGCGGTCTCTCGCGCGCCACCCGCGCGGGACTGCGGCTCCTGGACGCGTTTGGAGCAGGACTGATCGTCGTCGAATCGGTCGGGGTCGGCCAGACGGACCTTGACATCCGCAACGTCGCCGATACAGTTGTGGTGGTGCTTGTGCCTGAGGCAGGCGACGCTATCCAGGCCCTCAAGGCCGGCATCATGGAGATTGCGGACATCTACGTGGTCAACAAGGCGGACCGGGAGGGAGCGGGGCAGCTTGCTGCTGCGATCAAGGCGGAGACGCGTCTCGGCCGGGCGCCGGGATGGTGGACTCCGCCGATCATCCTTACACAGGCCCACACGGGGCAGGGCGTTCAGGAGCTGAGGGACGCCGTAGAGGAGCACCGCCGAGAGTCCGAGCGGACAGGCAACCTCGCCCGTCGCAGGGAATCGCGCAGCGTCCAGGAGTTCAAGGACGCTCTTCGGGACGCCATAGAAGCAAGGTTGACTGAGATTACGGCAGGAGCAGTAGGCGGGGCCATGGGACTTGACGAGATTGCGTCCGGCGCAGTGGACCCGTATTCGGCGGCCAGGGCAGCTATGGAGAGGTGGGCCAGAGGGCTCACACAGCTTGATTCAGAATAGGGCGGCTGATAGAATGAGAAAGCCCCATTTGAGATGGGCACGGTTTCTACCGCGCTGGGGATTCGTCTAGTGGTAGGACAACAGACTCTGGATCTGTGAGCCGAGGTTCGAATCCTCGATCCCCAGCCAAGAAGCCCTTACGAGCCCTCACCTGTCGCGAAGACGCGACATTCTCTCCCAGAGGGAGAGGATAACGAGGTTGGGGCCAACCTTCTTCCGGCGCGTTCGTCTAGCGGCCAAGGACATCGCCCTCTCAAGGCGAAGACCACGGGTTCGAATCCCGTACGCGCTACCACCGGAAACCTGTACGGCCCCCTCACGGGGGCTTTTATATTTTCGTCGGTAGAAGGCTTAGACGTAACCGCTGCAGGGACCGCAGGAGCTTGGATGACAGACGGGCTATCGCTAACTCCTCTTGAGACGCTATTCGAAGCGCCCTTCGAACAAGGTGTGCCGGTACCCATGGCCGAGGCGCTAATGCGCCTGTATGGAAAGCTAGAGTACACGCCGCCGTCGACAGGGCCCGCCGTCATCGGCAACTTCGTGACCACGCTGGACGGCGTGACCGCGCTGAACACCCCCGGGAAGACTGGCGGCGGGCCGATCAGCGGCTCGAACAAGCATGACCGCGCCGTTATGGGCATCCTGCGGGCCATATCGGACGCAGTCGTGGTCGGAGCGGGAACGCTCAGGTCCGTGCCCCGGCACGTTTGGACACCCGGCCATATCTTTCCGCCGCTTGCCTCCGAGTACGACAGGCTCCGGAAGGCGATGGGAAAGTCCGGGCCGCCTCTTAACGTGATAGTCTCGGCCACCGGGTCGCTGGACCTGGGCCTGCCGGTCTTCGCGTCCGGTGAGGCGCCCGTACTGATCGTAACCACCAGCACGGGAGCGGACAAGCTCTCAGATGTAGCTCTCCTCAGCCACATTCGCGTAGTTGCGGTCCCGGGCGAACAAGCGACGGCCGCCGCCATCCTTTCGGCCGTACAGGATCAGATTGCACCGGAATTGGCGCTCGTCGAAGGCGGCCCGCAGCTTATGGGCGCATTCTTCGGCGAGAGCCGGCTGGATGAGCTATTCCTGACGCTATCTCCACAGGTGGCGGGCCGAGACGGCTCTATAGACAGGCCCGGACTGGTCTCCGGCAGGCTTCTGGCCCCCAATGCCCCGGTGTGGGGCAATCTCCTTTCCGTCAAACGGGCGGAAGACCACCTCTTCCTTCGATATTCCTTCAAAACCGGCAGGCAACCGTAAGATTTTCGCACGAGTCGACCTCCACCCATTCGGGAAGCATAATCGTCTACCATCGGGATGGCACGGTATACAGGCGTCATTGCGAGTCCTATGCTTCTTGCATAAGATCTTTCATAGTGAGGCGTACCGGCCTCACATGACACCAGGGATGGCAATTGCGCTTTTCCTTTAGCAGGCGACGGTTCAGGCCGGGAATTGCCGTTGTGCTTACCACGGCAATGATCGTCATCATCACCACGTTGATGGCCATCACGACCTTCCTGGACGTTCGCCGTCACACAGAGGACTTCGCAAGGCAGCAGGTGGCGGCCGGCCACGGCATTACCGATGTGGTCGGCAAGATCGCTGCAATACCGCTGGTCTTCATGAACCCGGAAGCGATCAAGGGACTGACTGACTTCATCAGCAGCCTACCGGGCATTGAGGCAATGACCATATTCGGCCCGGATGGCAGAGTGCTCTCCGCCGGCCCCCAACCTGACGACACGGTTAACACGGTGCCGGTTGACCAGGTACAGCGAGCAATCACGCGCTCCGAAGTCTTCAGCCACAGGGAAGGGGACACCTTCTACTTCGTCGCCCCAATCAAGTCCCAGGACCAGACGATCGGCGGTATCGAGATTGGGTTCTCCACCGCCGACCTCGACGCCGAGATAGCGGCCATCAAGCGCGATGCGGTGGTGCAGTCCCTGGTCCTCATCGCCATCGGGTCAGGTATTTCCTTCCTTTTTGCCAAATACTTCGAGGCCCCGATCAAACGCCTCGCCATGGATACGAGACAGGTCTCCGAGGGCAGCTTCAACATTCCCCCTCGAACGCGACGCAATGACGAGATAGGCGACCTGGCGGCCGCGTTTGACGTCATGGCGGCAACAATTAGCGCCAATACCGCCAAGCTGGAAGACCGCAATCGCGAGGTGAATGACGTCAATGCTAGGCTCCTGGCGCAAATAGAGGAACGCAGGCAAATTGAGGACGAGCTGCGGCGCTCAAGAGAGCGTGTCGTGGAGGTTTCGGAAGCGCTCCGCCGCGACATCGCCAGCCACGTCCACGGATCGGTGCAGAACCGCCTTATCCTGCTCATGCACAGGCTATCGGAGCTGGGCCAGGCAGGGTCCAGGGAGGACGTTGACGCGGGATTAAGGGAGCTAAAGAGCAGCCTCAGCGATGTGATCGAGAATGAGGTCCGAGAGGTAAGCCGGCAGTTGTACCCTTCTATTCTGCGGCGCGGGCTCACACCCGCCCTGTTATCGCTAGCGGACCACGCGCAGCTGGCAATCGCAGTGGATGTGGAAATAGACCCTGTGATCAAGCAGCGGGAGCGCCAGGACAGCTCGTACATTCCGGAGAAGGTGCGACTCGCAGCGTTCCGCATCGCGGAGGAGGCGCTTTCCAATACCATTAAACACGCCGAGGCGAAACAGGTCTGGCTAGGCCTGGCTCTGGCTCCGGACGATGTTCTGGTGCTGACAATACGTGACGATGGCAAGGGGTTCCAGCCCGGCGCTGGCGACAGCGGTGCAGGAATGGGCATCATGAACGACTACGCCCAGGTTGCCGGCGGCGAGTGCCGGACCGAAAGCGCCGGAGGGGCTGGGACGAGAGTGGAGGCGCGCCTGCCCATATCAGGAATACCTGCCTCTTCAGACGACCGCAAGCTGACCGTCGGAACAGTTAACTGAACCATCCAAGTACCACGTCCGCGCCCCAGTAACCGGCAAGCGCAACGACAACGTACTTGATCGCCTTGCCGGCGCCGCACGCAAATAGGAAACGCCCAACGTGGTACTTCAAAGACCCCGCGATGAAACCCGCAACGTCGAACAACGGGTTCGGCACTGCGGCAAATATGAACAGGGTCAGCGTTCCGCTTCTCTCGATCCACCCCTGCAGCTTGTTGTACCAGCGACTCTGCCGCAGCCGAGAACCGATAGCAGATTGCGAGCTTGCCCCGGCCAGGTATCCGGACAGCTCACCGATCGTGGAGCCAAGTGCGCCTGCCAGGCCGACAGCTATTGGGTTCCAGATCCCCCCGGCGGCGAACGCGGCTGCGAGGCCCGGCACAGGCAGAAAGAAGGTGCCGCTGGCCACCATATTTACGACGAATACACCGAAATACCCCAGTCCGCTTATGCGGTCCAGGTCGTTGCGGAACACAAGCACAACGATCGATAGGATGACAATGGGGGCGAGAGCCAGGAGACGCAGGGCAATCCTATGGGTGCGCGGGGAAGCAAGAGGCCGAGGCCCGGAGCCTGCCTCGGCCTTCTCACCTGCGTTCCCTGGAAGTGCGTTATCTTCATTCAATTGCGGCCCGCACTACCCACGAAGCTGGAATCCCCATTTACGCATCGAGCGGCTGCAGAAGTCCGCTGCAAGGTCAAGGAGCTCCCTCGC comes from the SAR202 cluster bacterium genome and includes:
- a CDS encoding bifunctional 3,4-dihydroxy-2-butanone-4-phosphate synthase/GTP cyclohydrolase II, which encodes MSSRILHRYDYSLYPIAHGCRKPQTRRQGQSGSRYPGKVRRKVGSAVATDTVEQAIADTRAGKMVIIVDDADRENEGDLCVAAEKVTPEIVNFMATHARGLICVPMTSQRLQELRLPMMVQDNTARMTTAFTVSVDVLKGATTGISAADRAATIKALVDPATRPEDLGRPGHIFPLRYADGGVLVRTGHTEATVDLARLAGLYPAAVLCEIMSPDGTMARMPELLEFARKHKICIVSVSDIITYRREHEKLVERVAHAHLPTQDGEFDVVSYRSVVDKDDHIALVMGNITPEEPTLVRVHSECLTGDALGSIRCDCGEQLAMSRQAIASEGKGVLLYMRQEGRGIGIHNKIKAYLLQEDGLDTVDANIHLGFAPDVRHYGIGAQILRDLGVGKMRLLTNNPRKVVGLKSFGLEIVEVVPIVGHPNKANIRYLETKRKRMGHTYGEQKLAEESGK
- a CDS encoding 6,7-dimethyl-8-ribityllumazine synthase; this encodes MTTELQGSLQGNGLKIGIVVARFNDFITSKLLDGAKAGLTRHGASLDDVTVAWVPGSFELPVVAKKMAGSGKYDAVICLGAVIKGETSHFDYVAGEAAKGIASAGVSTGVPVIFGVLTTDTVDQAINRAGGKSGNNGYSAALAAIEMANLMKALG
- the meaB gene encoding methylmalonyl Co-A mutase-associated GTPase MeaB, whose amino-acid sequence is MRPDLVQRMLTGDRAALARLFTLIERRPDEVPALMQAVHERTGRAYTVGITGPPGAGKSTLTDSLIEGARKDGQTVGVIAVDPSSPFGGGALLGDRVRMSRHYLDDRVFIRSLATHGAHGGLSRATRAGLRLLDAFGAGLIVVESVGVGQTDLDIRNVADTVVVVLVPEAGDAIQALKAGIMEIADIYVVNKADREGAGQLAAAIKAETRLGRAPGWWTPPIILTQAHTGQGVQELRDAVEEHRRESERTGNLARRRESRSVQEFKDALRDAIEARLTEITAGAVGGAMGLDEIASGAVDPYSAARAAMERWARGLTQLDSE
- a CDS encoding HAMP domain-containing protein, translated to MLTTAMIVIITTLMAITTFLDVRRHTEDFARQQVAAGHGITDVVGKIAAIPLVFMNPEAIKGLTDFISSLPGIEAMTIFGPDGRVLSAGPQPDDTVNTVPVDQVQRAITRSEVFSHREGDTFYFVAPIKSQDQTIGGIEIGFSTADLDAEIAAIKRDAVVQSLVLIAIGSGISFLFAKYFEAPIKRLAMDTRQVSEGSFNIPPRTRRNDEIGDLAAAFDVMAATISANTAKLEDRNREVNDVNARLLAQIEERRQIEDELRRSRERVVEVSEALRRDIASHVHGSVQNRLILLMHRLSELGQAGSREDVDAGLRELKSSLSDVIENEVREVSRQLYPSILRRGLTPALLSLADHAQLAIAVDVEIDPVIKQRERQDSSYIPEKVRLAAFRIAEEALSNTIKHAEAKQVWLGLALAPDDVLVLTIRDDGKGFQPGAGDSGAGMGIMNDYAQVAGGECRTESAGGAGTRVEARLPISGIPASSDDRKLTVGTVN
- a CDS encoding VTT domain-containing protein, with amino-acid sequence MFRNDLDRISGLGYFGVFVVNMVASGTFFLPVPGLAAAFAAGGIWNPIAVGLAGALGSTIGELSGYLAGASSQSAIGSRLRQSRWYNKLQGWIERSGTLTLFIFAAVPNPLFDVAGFIAGSLKYHVGRFLFACGAGKAIKYVVVALAGYWGADVVLGWFS